The Ammospiza nelsoni isolate bAmmNel1 chromosome 10, bAmmNel1.pri, whole genome shotgun sequence genome includes a region encoding these proteins:
- the CAPN10 gene encoding calpain-10 — protein MLGEKKQLMVARDLYTDPTFPASDTSIFFNYCTPLAQFRGEISWLRPKDICSSPRLFSNNLQDVQVKQGILGDCWFLCACVALQKSKYLLNKVIPPGQPSWTDESYQGCFTCRVWQFGHWVEVTIDDRLPCLGGKLCFSQCQTEDLFWLPLLEKAYAKVHGSYEQLWAGQVADALVDLTGGIAERWTLKDPGKNVEKEKTGMVLEKAVFRRLMNLKEQCVISCSVLNSRQGASELGEFHAFIVIDTLNLSEVSGKEIFLLRIRNPWGRRCWKGPWCEGGQGWNQLDPVVASELLSQIQEGEFWVDEEEFFREFDEITVGFPVNEEGQLQSLYTEKVLYHSQNLFGSWVRGQSAGGCRNNSSFPTNPKFWLRVCESSEVCIALLQKHRKYSTDWAGRIQKPTRLAEENPSLTEGIQGKNYQAVGLHVWKVEKKRFNLPKTLSAPPVVGTVCHSYDREVHVCCDLSPGFYLVVPSTFLKDAVGNFLLRVFSTGRISLSELKPPPMDAALCEELPAGEWETVQLHGCWKNGLNAGGSRNFPSFHTNPCFPLSVPAGAGKSSVKVTLRQHCLDSKCCPIGFHIFQVPNSSWKPQTTSFVHLEPLVSCVPHCYSQEVSRLCRLPAGSYVIIPSTYLPNTEGNFTVVIATKIDRKRIHSQETLGQVLQEVSFTTVMKRKDIPQELSKYTGVEKVQACI, from the exons ATGCTGGGAGAGAAAAAGCAGTTAATGGTGGCAAGAGACCTTTACACAGACCCCACGTTCCCGGCCAGTGATACCTCCATATTCTTTAATTATTGTACCCCGCTGGCCCAATTCAGAGGCGAGATATCTTGGTTGAGACCTAAG GACATTTGTTCCTCTCCTCGGTTATTTTCAAACAATCTGCAGGATGTGCAAGTAAAACAAGGAATTTTGGGAGACTGTTGGTTCCTGTGTGCCTGTGTAGCTTTGCAGAAGAGCAAATACTTACTGAACAAG GTGATCCCTCCAGGCCAGCCCAGCTGGACAGATGAGTCCTACCAAGGCTGCTTCACGTGCCGGGTGTGGCAGTTTGGCCACTGGGTGGAAGTGACCATTGATGATCGCCTGCCTTGCCTTGGGGGcaaactctgcttttcccagtgtCAGACAGAGGATTTGTTTTGGCTTCCACTCCTGGAAAAAGCTTATGCAAA aGTGCATGGATCTTATGAGCAGTTGTGGGCAGGACAGGTGGCAGATGCTTTGGTTGATCTGACTGGAGGAATTGCTGAAAGATGGACCCTGAAAGACCCTGGAAAAAATGTGGAGAAAGAGAAGACTGGCATGGTTTTGGAGAAAGCAGTGTTTAGAAGATTAATGAATCTGAAGGAACAGTGTGTAATAAGCTGTTCAGTCCTCAACTCCAGACAAG gTGCAAGTGAACTAGGAGAATTTCATGCCTTTATTGTGATAGACACATTGAATCTCTCTGAAGTGTCAGGCAAGGAAATCTTCCTGCTACGAATACGAAATCCTTGGGGGAGGCGGTGCTGGAAAGGGCCTTGGTGTGAGGG TGGTCAAGGATGGAACCAGCTAGATCCAGTAGTTGCTTCAGAACTCCTCTCACAGATCCAAGAAGGAGAATTCTGGGTTGATGAAGAAGAATTTTTCCGGGAATTTGATGAGATTACTGTGGGCTTTCCAGTCAATGAGGAAGGACAACTTCAGAGCCTCTATACAG AGAAAGTGCTGTATCACTCTCAGAATCTCTTTGGATCCTGGGTGAGAGGCCAGTCTGCAGGTGGCTGCCGCAACAACAGCAGCTTCCCTACCAACCCCAAGTTCTGGCTGAGGGTGTGTGAGTCCAGTGAGGTGTGcattgctctgctgcagaaacacaggaaataCAGCACTGACTGGGCTGGAAGGATTCAAAAGCCAACTCGCTTGGCAGAGGAAAATCCATCTTTGACTGAAGGCATACAGGGAAAGAATTACCAGGCTGTGGGATTGCATGTCTGGAAG GTGGAGAAGAAACGATTTAACCTTCCAAAGAccctctctgctcctccagtTGTAGGTACTGTCTGCCATTCCTACGACAGAGAAGTCCATGTGTGCTGTGACCTTTCACCTGGCTTTTATCTTGTTGTTCCCAGCACTTTTCTGAAAGATGCAGTGGGGAATTTCTTGCTTCGTGTATTTTCAACGGGAAGGATCTCTCTCAG TGAACTAAAGCCACCACCCATGGATGCTGCCCTCTGTGAAGAACTCCCAGCTGGTGAATGGGAGACAGTGCAGCTGCATGGATGCTGGAAGAATGGGCTGAATGCTGGAGGTAGCAGGAACTTCCCCTCCTTCCATACCAATCCCTGCTTTCCCCTGTCCGTTCCTGCcggagcagggaaaagcagtgtGAAAGTCACCCTCCGTCAGCACTGCCTGGATAGCAAGTGTTGTCCAATAGGTTTCCATATTTTCCAG GTGCCTAACAGCAGCTGGAAACCACAAACTACTTCTTTTGTACATTTGGAGCCACTGGTGAGCTGTGTTCCTCACTGCTATTCCCAAGAAGTCAGCCGACTCTGCAGGCTTCCTGCAGGAAGTTATGTCATTATACCTTCTACGTACTTGCCCAATACAGAAGGCAATTTTACAGTGGTCATAGCAACCAAAATAGACAG GAAGCGCATTCACAGCCAGGAGACACTTGGACAGGTGTTACAAGAG GTTTCCTTTACAACTGTGATGAAAAG gaagGATATACCTCAAGAACTGTCAAAATACACTGGAGTAGAAAAAGTCCAAGCTTGTATCTGA